A window of Vanessa atalanta chromosome 29, ilVanAtal1.2, whole genome shotgun sequence genomic DNA:
ataatttgtcaaacaTTCCAACATATGAAATTACATATGGAACCATCCCCTTTTTAAGTCCACGTATCATAAGAGCTGTCCAATTATATCTTTAATGATCACAGCTCTCAAAAACCCCCCTAACTGAATTCTCCATTAAGTTAAACATTCTACCTACCctaagtaacaatttttttttgactccaaataaatgaaacaagGCCAAAAGACCGAGAAAGATGATGAAACCCTCTGTACCTTACGAGCAGCATCAGCGCCATGAGGTCACACGCGATCAGCATGTAAAAAACGGCAGACCAACTACCACTCGACACGATACCAGCTACCATCGGACCCACCGCCGCCCCTgtacaagaatataatataaagaaattactGTCATAAATTCAGTCATTGTCGTTActaaatttgtatatagattGAAATTAatggtagaactttgtgcaagactgtctgggtgggtaccatccagtcatcagatattcttctaATTGTGTTccggcacaagggagataatatcttagttctaaAGGTTTTTTACAGCGTTTATTTCTCTACGCGGTGATCACTTAACATGTCGTGGCCTAATACGGTACTTTCGGTTGTGAAAatcgataaaaacaaaaatggatATAGAAATATACTCAAATATTCTGATTTTGAATCATAAAAGCAcatcattgttttattatatcaaaattaaaagtcgtaacttttaatatgtatatcacgtgacctaaaacacgagccgccATATGGCGTGACGTCATATGGGCAAAAACTGTCAGTTCAGTGTAAGCGGCTAGGTACATATCTATCAACTTTCATAATAATTGTAGGTTATGttaccatttataaatatacaggaaaaatgcaaaagtattattagattttaataaggAGGTTTtactaatattgaaattatccgaaatgaaaaaaaataaataaatttaatttaatcaaaaattatttatatgctatTACCATACGAAATGTGTATTCTACTTTTAAAACACCATcgatttaattagttttagtgGACCGATGAATGTCCACATAACATAGGATTTCCTAGCACGGGGGTCATTAATCAAGtatcttgtaaaatgtttttctaaGTACTCTGTCATGACATGTATCATTATCATTAATCTTCTGTACTACTGTTATTggtaaatcattatattattattatcctcACATAAATACAATCGACTTTTAGTTGATAAGGATCTCGTTTTGCGAGTTCCACCCAAACATTCCTCATTCCAACATCATCtggcactttgataaacaacttttctggagttttaatgcACGTATCCGTACACTCAGACACTACACACCAATGAtagcgattgtaattcattattatcccaaaaaaacacaaaatagtaGCTGTAAGTATTGAATGAGTGCCGTTCGTACatacaatacttatttttacCAATCTGACGTCATCAAAACGACTGAGAGCGAAAAaaggattaaaatttatttttatgacaaaaagGCGTGTTTATTTCGAAGcactttttcaaacatagtagagtacCCTATTGACAGTTCGCCTATCAGACAAACatacaactttgaccttgaattgaagcgatatcattggtcgagatcttgaataatctgtgatattaatttaagagatcTAAAAATGTAGGTCAAGGTTGCGCTCACGACTCACGGTTACTATACGCGATAGCCGGTccgtattgatatatttttttatacgattattgtaaaatattattttcttagtaaaaatatctatttttatcaaGGTTAACGCAAATAGTCTTCACTTTCATTATAATCGAATATTTTGGATGTTCTCTCATCTCCCgtatggtctagtggctaggatACCTGGCTTTCACCCAGGaggctcgggttcgattcccggtacgggaaaccttttttttttaattttatcgttttttttatcaataaaatttctacatcctatattattaaatataattaagatatttgttaacgcttaaaagttaaatatttgcatttgaATAGTCTAGCTTAGAACACAATCAGGCGGTCCTACATGGAGCCCTATCTGTGTGTGACTCACCGATGCTGCCGGTGCCGTCGATGATGGCTGTTACAGTGGCCAGCGCCTGGGAGTCACCAGCGAGACTACTGTGTGTGCctgagacaaaaataaaaaaaaaactattaacatATCTTTTATGACTGTAATTTTCAAAGCTCATCACGCGATTACCGCTGAATATTGTGACGGATACAGCTAAGGGCCTTCAGccttattataattgaataaaatataaaatttaaacataataataacaagatatgagatatttttcattatatttccgACTCTGTCGACGTCGACTACCGGGTCATAGTTGAGCACGGCGGGATAACGACGGGCACTCGGGCTTGAGCGATCATCGAGGACACAGTGTTTAATTCAACTGTTCTAAGATCCCTTTACTGCCAACACAGTAAAGAGATCTTAGAACATTCAcgacatttaatgttttattatacatatttataattaatatgaaaatatataattttaatattattctatagTACTGTCACCACTAAATACGATTTCCAAACTCCAGACCAATCGCTAGTGCGAACCTGCCATAGAATACTGCAAGAAGACACGAGGCAAATGCTCGTCGAAACATGGTACATACCGAGTTCCGCGCTAACGGCCGTGGTGATGAGCGCGTAGGGGCCGTTGACCAGCACGCCCGCCACCACCAGCAGCGCCACGTTCAGCACGTACGAGCTGGCCCCCCACGACTGGTACGCCAGGAGCTGCAAAGACACACCAGGATTGAAACTCAACAGCTTTCATCGCCTACACTGCTCCATTTATTTGAGACGAAGTGTGTTATAAAACGCGGGAAAATAAATTAGCGGACATTTACGACCAACCCTTCGGAATCTTTCCGTTACTCTGAGAAGACAAATGCTCTCGAATCCCCCTCGGAAAGGGCCGAGCGTTATGTCCACACGATCCCATAATCacagggtttttttttttgggtaggAATTACACATAACCCAGGGAGCCGGGTACCCTTTGAAGGCTCTGTTTACAACAACAAGAGTCTCACGGCGGGCGCGGCGAGCGCGTAGAAGGCGGCGCAGACGAGCGCGGGCGCGCCCACGCAGTCCGACAGCAGCCCCGCCAGAGCCGCGCCCACCACTCCGCCCACGTCGAACGACGTGCTCAGCTCGCCCGACTGCTTCGGCGTCAGCGTCGCTGGAAAGAGGGCTTTACTCTAATAAGGGCAGGATtactctaaatattttatttacgtttttaagcTACGCCTGAAAGTTCATCTAAACATCAACGCAAATCTTTTACAGTCGGATGTCCTAAGTTTGTCATCGTTAGTGTGTGTTTGTTGTCTTAACAATGAACAAACACAAACCCATTACTCCTGCTATGCGACTGCATAGAACCAGTAACTCTTGTGGGTTTATAATGAcatcacttgcttgttaacctcgtttgcttACTGTATGTgaattatatgtgccacagattacaacacaggcaagtgacgtcaccgacgccattgcagcgccatattgtcaaaggagcgttttcgcgcgctatttaaatattgaatttttaatttgatattttacagcaaatatgtactagaatgaaaaaaaaatcaacttttaaTGGGTTCGACCTCtactaatgaatataaaatggattttaaaaaccagtcaaatagcctattagtGTGTTCATGGTTGATAACACACCTTGGAATTGAAACCATCGCCTCCTCGCTATTTATTTACGTCATGGAAAAATGCACAATTTGCCAAAAAAAACCCTTCTAAGTTTCTTTAGTCATTCAAAGGTAGTTTTCAGGGTATTTTCTCTTCCGAACCGacggtaattttttatttaatttgacaatcactaagtaagtataatgcttctatattggtTAAAGGATTTTGATTAGATTTTCACTAAtctcgaataaaattatatatctttatataaattttctgtGCGTGTGTACGTCACTAAAATCCTTAAGAGCTGAGACCAATTTTGATGCAATTTTTAGTGTGCGTTTTAGTTATTCTCTGGATGATTCCGCTTGTATCCGGTAGAAGAAGATAGCAGccataactataataaattaattaacgcgTATGAAGTCGGGACAGAAAGCTAgtaatatctatacatataataaaattggagtgtctgtttgtaatattaaaataacccatttttactaaatgcatatatatacacggtacatataacaaattaacattttttgcaatttttgtctatctgtctgtttgttccggctaatctctggaacgaataaaccgatttcgacgggactttcactggcagagaGCGGATgaaataaggagtaacttaggctacttttattttagaattatatatagaataaaaataaaatcacgctacaatctagacacgcggtagcgtgtcagccaagttctagtaacagaactggcgagcagcaccgttatccaaataatttaaattgaaacgacgcgcacgaagtcacgggcatagctaatatataaataaattttattaatcaattcaaTTCACTTACTCGAAGATTTAATATACAAAGGCAGCCAGTAGAGGAAAGTGTAGCTGACCAGCTTCGCGAAGAACAGCGAGAGGGAGAACTCGATCACTCCGGGTATAGCCAGCGCGCGAGTGAGCGAGACCGCGCCTTGAGAGCGAGACGACCGGCGGGAGAGCAGCGCCGTCTCCTCGGTGGGATCGTCGCCTTGGTACtggaaacaaaacaataattataatatattaccacTATTAAGTTACTGAAGTTAATGAaacttttaaattctaatttctatttaattcttttaaaatcacatgcaggtttcctcacgatgttttccttcactggcGAGAACGAGTATTTAGCACTCTATGTCATCTTTAGTACCCCTgacgtgtatgcaaaatttcatatgtaatgcgtaacaaacaaactgtCTATCACGTTTATATTAGCTAAGGATACGAACGGTGCAttacaagttaaattattaGTTCTAGCTTACCGGGGGTGTATTAGCTGAGTGTCGAGACGGCCTCAAGCTCGCCGCCTGTAATCATGCTGTTATTTAATGGTGGGTGGCCTTACAACCTACCTTTGGTAACATTACGAAAGGTAAGGTTTATAGTGGATTGGTGGTAttagtaaaaacataaaaaaacaaggtTAAAATGAATTGTGCATAAAGTAAGcagtatagtctattccaatggaaggagGAGTTAAGGTAAACATACCTTAAAagcattacattaataaatctgatatattgtgcactactaacagttcttgattaatatcttgcttatatctactttaaattttatttcaaaactagcgaccagccccggcttcgcacgggtgcaatgctgacactaaatatactacagtatgtctTGTCATTAGACAACACAAAccactatgtccctgcgttttaaatctgtaatatcttcgaaaatattcattaaaattacatgctgtaaagggccgtattggtctatattaaattcacaatgtatttaaggtacttaattggatgaaGATTAATAcggtattgcttaaaatcgcttcgaaactaagccattatttctcgcaaaaagtaaaggataaaaaatgggtgctgtgggttatccctaagagatagtaCTTTTTGTTTGCTGCtgttgtttgttttatactatataatgatCAATCTCCACTAAAAACTCCATTTACGAAATAACAACGAATACCACAGAGTACTaagatttcgaccaatgacatcaTGTAACTTCAAGGTCAAAGTACTTTATCTTAACTCAtccttccattggaatagactatatttatatatgaacattATTATCGGTTGTGATGGGAAAATGCTAATGAATCTTATGAAATACTTGTAACATTACCACAAGACGCAgcgtcttttaaataatattttataagtattttgctTCGCAGTTTCaaccgctttaaatttagactattgtcGTGACTAGCGTGAGTTTCAAAGTCCAGCTTTGTCAGATTCTATACAATGGTATCTGATGTAGCTGGGCTGATTAccatttttatgaatatgttaTGACCAAAGAAGTACGTTCTTTGGTAATTTTGGTTTTGGGCTCGGGTTCCAACTCAAGACCGATTACGAACTAACATTGAGatcaactatgcgagtttcttgccgtttcttcttggAGTTTGCTTTACGAAAATTTGATacattgacgattcaaaaatgctctattgtaaaatattggacaacatcacatacattactctgatcccaatgtaagtagctaaagaacttgtgttatggaaatcagaagtaacgacggtaccacaaacacccagacccaagacaacatagaaaactaatgaactttttctacatcgactcggccgggaatcgaacccgggacctcggagtggcgtacccatgaaaaccggtgtacacactactcgaccacggaggtcgtcggaaaattgtaaagtttccttgaataaattactaataattattagatttaattaaaccatTCCAAGAACAAAAACATCTACTGCAATATACTTGCGTTCTGCTAAACGACAATAGTTTTTACTAAATATCGAGGAATCAAAATCATAGTTATActtattacaagcacttttgaatcgtcattcagctaccaccggttcggtatgtagattctacaaaAAAACCGGCAAGATATGTAGTTACTCTACCAACATTTGAATGTATTTCAAGCTAGGTTAAATGCAATCATAAAATTATCGCTTTAATACCTGGTCACCAACAATAACTTGGGAGGCTTCTTCTTCGTCGTCTGATCTGTGTGAGGGTCGGTTTGGCTGGAAATGTAGAgacattgacattaaaaaatatataatttacttcagggctttgtgcaagcccgtttgggtaccacccactatgGTACATATATTCTCGCCAAGCTACATACTTAGTACCGTTGTGGTCaggtttaaagggtgaatgaACCAGTAGAGCTCTAGAGGCTCTAAGGATATACGATGATACGTCCCTGGTTGCCAAGTTAGAGGCGCATTgattatgtaaggaatggttagaatatcttacggcgtcaatgtctatgggcagtggtgaccacttaccatctgatgGCCCATTTGAAAGTCTATCAatccatattataaaaatagtaagaaacaacagaaaaaaaatatagataaatatttgatatcataattttaatttaatcttaaggaGTTCCACAAGGACCATTACTACTTCTTAAACAATTCCTCGTATACATTAATGGTAGAACTGAAAACAAACTTACAGATTGTCTATCCGTAGAGAGACCAACGTTCTTAGGTTCCGGCACTAAAAATAGGAACACTAAAAACGCGACAACGCCCATCACTAGCGCCGGATACACGAATGATAGTGACCAATCGCTTTCCACGTATTCCGCTGCCATTACTgtacctgaaaataaaaataataatttatttatagtatatctaTTTGACTACGTTTTCACAATAAGTACAGAGAGATCtgtattactttttatctcAGATAGTTATCCAGGTTGTCGAATGAGCCAACTGTTGGTAAGTGC
This region includes:
- the LOC125075038 gene encoding glucose-6-phosphate exchanger SLC37A2 isoform X2; the protein is MRGNCLKYFKMSGVNRDAPIGVQCLQKLNSWLCPRFQINKLRWYQASVLILTYFTYMTYHLTRKPISVVKSVLHQNCSALTPPPDVRPGDDQWCNWPPFNTNDANTLLGTLDSAFLFSYAGAMFVSGMIAERVDLRYFLSFGMLVSAIFCYLFGLGRTLDVHDISFYLIVQAGAGIAQTTGWPGTVAIVGKWFGNAKKGLIFGLWNSHTSLGNILGTVMAAEYVESDWSLSFVYPALVMGVVAFLVFLFLVPEPKNVGLSTDRQSPNRPSHRSDDEEEASQVIVGDQYQGDDPTEETALLSRRSSRSQGAVSLTRALAIPGVIEFSLSLFFAKLVSYTFLYWLPLYIKSSTTLTPKQSGELSTSFDVGGVVGAALAGLLSDCVGAPALVCAAFYALAAPALLAYQSWGASSYVLNVALLVVAGVLVNGPYALITTAVSAELGTHSSLAGDSQALATVTAIIDGTGSIGAAVGPMVAGIVSSGSWSAVFYMLIACDLMALMLLVRIAKVEIVKIWQDRRLSSPRSVRIE
- the LOC125075038 gene encoding glucose-6-phosphate exchanger SLC37A2 isoform X1 → MRGNCLKYFKMSGVNRDAPIGVQCLQKLNSWLCPRFQINKLRWYQASVLILTYFTYMTYHLTRKPISVVKSVLHQNCSALTPPPDVRPGDDQWCNWPPFNTNDANTLLGTLDSAFLFSYAGAMFVSGMIAERVDLRYFLSFGMLVSAIFCYLFGLGRTLDVHDISFYLIVQAGAGIAQTTGWPGTVAIVGKWFGNAKKGLIFGLWNSHTSLGNILGTVMAAEYVESDWSLSFVYPALVMGVVAFLVFLFLVPEPKNVGLSTDRQSPNRPSHRSDDEEEASQVIVGDQAASLRPSRHSANTPPYQGDDPTEETALLSRRSSRSQGAVSLTRALAIPGVIEFSLSLFFAKLVSYTFLYWLPLYIKSSTTLTPKQSGELSTSFDVGGVVGAALAGLLSDCVGAPALVCAAFYALAAPALLAYQSWGASSYVLNVALLVVAGVLVNGPYALITTAVSAELGTHSSLAGDSQALATVTAIIDGTGSIGAAVGPMVAGIVSSGSWSAVFYMLIACDLMALMLLVRIAKVEIVKIWQDRRLSSPRSVRIE